A region from the Candidatus Woesearchaeota archaeon genome encodes:
- a CDS encoding aspartate dehydrogenase, translating into MIRLGIVGCGTIGSELCHAVQRGKIKARISAIADINRERAEQLARSLQPQPLILPLPELVKNVELIIEAATQTIVREILEQCIRNNKDLMVMSVGGLLQCHDLLQGLDQTRTNLYAPSGAIAGVDALLAAAGSEIHEVTLTTTKPPKGLANAPYVQQKKIMLAAIREKTVIFEGSAAEAVKGFPQNTNVAATLSLAGIGPERTKVKVVVDPQTTQNSHEVTIRGSFGTITTKTENLPSPTNPKTSYLAVLSALATVQRIISKQKIGT; encoded by the coding sequence ATGATCCGTTTAGGCATTGTTGGCTGTGGTACGATTGGCAGTGAACTTTGTCATGCAGTGCAACGAGGAAAAATAAAAGCAAGGATTAGTGCAATTGCTGATATCAATCGTGAAAGGGCTGAACAACTGGCAAGATCATTACAACCACAACCGCTTATCCTGCCATTGCCAGAACTTGTCAAAAACGTGGAGCTGATTATTGAAGCAGCAACCCAAACTATTGTGCGGGAAATACTCGAACAATGTATTAGGAACAACAAAGATCTGATGGTCATGAGTGTGGGTGGATTACTGCAGTGCCATGATCTTCTTCAGGGATTAGATCAGACGCGGACAAACCTCTATGCTCCTTCAGGAGCCATAGCTGGCGTTGATGCACTTCTTGCTGCTGCTGGCAGTGAGATTCATGAAGTGACACTAACCACAACAAAGCCTCCAAAAGGACTTGCTAATGCTCCGTATGTCCAACAAAAAAAGATTATGCTTGCAGCTATTCGTGAAAAAACCGTGATCTTTGAAGGCAGTGCAGCAGAAGCAGTTAAGGGATTTCCCCAGAACACGAATGTCGCTGCTACCTTAAGTCTTGCAGGGATCGGGCCTGAACGAACAAAGGTCAAGGTTGTTGTTGATCCACAGACAACGCAAAATAGTCACGAAGTAACCATACGAGGAAGCTTTGGAACCATTACAACAAAAACAGAGAACCTTCCCAGTCCTACTAATCCAAAGACAAGCTACCTTGCTGTTCTTTCTGCGCTTGCAACCGTGCAACGTATCATCAGCAAACAGAAAAT